One genomic segment of Bacteroidales bacterium includes these proteins:
- a CDS encoding AMP-binding protein — protein sequence MKSIIQLFEESVEKYSSNPFLWEKIHEKYESISYSETKEQICQFAAGLLKLGIKKGDRIALISEGRNYWVISELGILYTGAINVPLSIKLDAESELKFRLEHSEAKIIITSKNQLKKIYEIKDKLPCLEKIILLDNKNELADNEIFIDDIFSMGKQYLQNNKQEFESIYKSIQGSDYANISYTSGTTADPKGIILTHRNYTSNVEQACSLMSIPEYYKTLIILPLDHSFAHTAGIYSFMAYGASIATVKTGKTPIETLKNIPIAIKEIKPNILLSVPALAKKFKTNIEKGISEKGKTAEKLFNLALKLSYSYNKDGWNKGKGLHKLKKPLIKLFDKILFSKIREGFGGQLAFFIGGGALLDIELQRFFYAIGMPMFQGYGLSEASPIISSNAEHKHKLGSSGFLVENIKLKICDEDGNKLAVGEKGEIVVKGENIMVGYWKNEEATNATIKDGWLYTGDMGYLDKDGFLYILGRFKSLLISNDGEKFSPEGIEEAFTQQSKYIEQVMLHNNQNPYTIGLIVPNKEAIKQHIKQKGLNLNIQEGKETAAKLIQSELEEYKGKGKFAAQFPERWLPSAIAIIDEPFTEQNQMINSTMKMVRGKITEFYKEKIDYLYTPEAKNICNKLNIEAISRFENN from the coding sequence ATGAAATCTATCATTCAACTTTTCGAGGAAAGTGTCGAAAAATACAGTTCAAATCCATTTCTATGGGAAAAAATCCATGAAAAATATGAAAGTATTTCATATTCTGAAACAAAGGAACAAATATGTCAGTTTGCAGCAGGTTTACTTAAACTTGGAATTAAAAAAGGCGACCGTATTGCACTAATTTCAGAAGGAAGAAACTATTGGGTAATAAGTGAACTCGGTATTTTATATACAGGAGCCATAAATGTTCCCTTATCAATAAAATTAGATGCCGAAAGTGAATTAAAATTCAGACTCGAACATTCAGAAGCAAAAATTATTATCACTTCTAAAAATCAGCTAAAAAAAATATATGAAATAAAAGATAAACTTCCCTGCCTTGAAAAAATAATACTTCTTGACAATAAAAATGAATTAGCTGATAATGAGATATTTATTGATGATATTTTTAGTATGGGGAAACAATATCTTCAAAATAATAAACAAGAATTTGAATCAATCTACAAATCAATACAAGGTTCTGATTATGCTAATATCAGTTATACTTCGGGAACAACTGCCGATCCAAAAGGAATTATTTTAACTCATAGAAATTATACATCAAATGTAGAACAGGCATGTAGTTTAATGAGTATTCCCGAATATTATAAAACACTAATAATTTTACCTCTTGATCATTCCTTTGCTCACACAGCAGGAATATACAGCTTTATGGCTTACGGTGCAAGCATAGCCACAGTAAAAACCGGCAAAACACCTATAGAAACATTAAAAAATATACCTATAGCAATTAAAGAAATAAAGCCCAACATACTTTTAAGTGTTCCTGCCTTAGCAAAAAAATTTAAAACAAATATTGAAAAAGGAATATCCGAAAAAGGAAAAACTGCTGAAAAATTGTTTAATCTGGCTTTGAAACTATCATACTCATACAATAAAGACGGATGGAACAAAGGAAAAGGATTACATAAACTTAAAAAGCCATTAATAAAATTATTTGATAAAATTCTGTTCAGCAAAATAAGAGAAGGTTTTGGAGGACAACTTGCTTTTTTTATCGGTGGAGGTGCATTATTAGACATTGAATTGCAACGCTTTTTCTATGCTATCGGAATGCCTATGTTTCAGGGTTATGGACTTTCGGAAGCATCACCTATTATATCATCAAATGCAGAACATAAACATAAACTTGGTTCATCGGGTTTTTTAGTTGAAAATATTAAATTGAAAATTTGTGATGAAGATGGAAATAAATTAGCTGTCGGAGAAAAAGGAGAAATAGTTGTTAAAGGTGAGAACATTATGGTTGGTTATTGGAAAAATGAAGAAGCTACCAACGCAACCATTAAAGATGGATGGTTATATACCGGTGATATGGGATATTTAGATAAAGATGGATTTTTATATATTCTCGGCAGATTTAAAAGCTTACTTATTAGTAATGATGGCGAAAAATTCAGTCCCGAAGGAATTGAAGAAGCATTTACCCAACAATCAAAATATATTGAACAGGTAATGTTACATAATAACCAAAATCCATATACAATTGGTTTGATAGTGCCAAATAAAGAGGCTATTAAACAACACATAAAACAAAAGGGCTTAAACCTGAATATACAGGAAGGAAAAGAAACCGCTGCAAAATTAATACAATCAGAACTTGAAGAATACAAAGGAAAAGGTAAATTTGCTGCTCAATTTCCTGAAAGATGGTTGCCAAGTGCTATTGCAATTATTGACGAACCATTTACCGAACAAAACCAAATGATAAACAGTACAATGAAAATGGTGCGAGGCAAAATAACAGAATTTTATAAAGAAAAAATTGACTACCTATATACACCGGAAGCTAAAAATATTTGTAATAAACTAAATATCGAAGCAATATCAAGGTTTGAAAATAATTAA